Proteins encoded within one genomic window of Formosa agariphila KMM 3901:
- a CDS encoding RNA polymerase sigma factor → MNSSDKALLTAIYEFKDEKAFKSFYDKYANLLLNWTIKRTQNKDLSEDIVQNFWVVFWSKPYAIKTDDDGCARKYLIHYFSYRMLDYLRTSASKTFGNDFPLESIKEQDSYLHIIEDIQVNELLEMIDNVLQNFPEFTQDIFTKVWNDNLTVKEASIALNVSEKVIRSHFKKVMTTVQDQTNTMMGNKTKVLLKSLLLIATV, encoded by the coding sequence ATGAATTCTTCAGACAAAGCATTGCTTACTGCCATTTATGAATTTAAAGATGAAAAAGCTTTTAAAAGCTTTTATGATAAGTATGCAAATTTGTTATTAAACTGGACCATAAAGAGAACCCAGAATAAAGATTTATCTGAAGATATTGTACAAAATTTTTGGGTTGTCTTTTGGTCTAAACCCTATGCTATAAAGACGGATGATGATGGATGCGCCAGAAAATATTTAATTCACTATTTCTCATATAGAATGCTTGACTATTTAAGAACTTCTGCTTCCAAAACATTTGGCAATGATTTTCCTTTAGAATCAATAAAAGAACAAGATAGTTACTTACATATTATTGAAGATATACAAGTAAATGAATTGCTTGAAATGATAGACAACGTTCTACAAAACTTTCCTGAATTTACACAAGACATATTTACAAAGGTATGGAACGACAATCTTACGGTAAAGGAAGCCTCTATAGCTTTAAACGTAAGTGAAAAAGTAATACGATCACATTTTAAAAAAGTTATGACTACTGTTCAAGACCAAACGAATACAATGATGGGTAATAAAACTAAGGTTCTACTAAAATCTCTTTTACTTATAGCTACAGTGTAA
- a CDS encoding ATP-binding protein, which translates to MQTSTPHILYENQYQFEIGTLENNCINYDFFKILDYLDYKGKVLFGKTFKIHPEDRELIFKLCIYFIRDEINCKKYKINTEKGILLTGPVGCGKTSLMKLLVHFVPHLKPYKVVPCRNIAFMFNKNGFETIQNYGNNQFYCFDDLGVEPIGKHFGADCNVMGEILLSRYDLFVKYKIKSHVTTNLNAKEIEDRYGSRVRSRLRQMFNLVSFDSGCTDKRG; encoded by the coding sequence ATGCAAACCTCAACACCACATATTCTTTACGAAAATCAATATCAATTCGAAATTGGTACGTTAGAAAATAATTGCATCAATTACGACTTCTTTAAAATTTTAGATTACTTAGACTATAAAGGCAAAGTACTATTTGGTAAAACCTTTAAAATCCATCCAGAAGACAGAGAACTCATTTTTAAACTCTGTATCTATTTTATTCGCGATGAAATTAATTGTAAAAAGTATAAAATAAATACAGAAAAAGGAATTTTGCTTACGGGTCCAGTAGGCTGTGGCAAAACATCGCTTATGAAATTGTTAGTACATTTTGTACCTCATCTTAAGCCTTACAAGGTTGTGCCCTGCCGTAATATTGCCTTTATGTTCAATAAAAATGGTTTCGAAACCATTCAAAATTATGGCAACAATCAATTTTATTGTTTCGATGATTTAGGTGTAGAACCCATTGGAAAACATTTTGGTGCCGATTGTAATGTTATGGGAGAAATACTGCTGTCGCGTTACGATTTGTTTGTGAAGTATAAAATAAAATCTCATGTTACAACCAACCTCAACGCCAAAGAAATAGAAGACCGTTATGGTTCCCGTGTACGTTCAAGGTTAAGACAAATGTTTAATCTAGTGTCATTTGACTCTGGTTGTACAGATAAGAGAGGTTAA
- a CDS encoding YciE/YciF ferroxidase family protein: MKTLKDLFEHQLKDLYSAENQLIKALPKVAKKASDSALKKAFESHLEETKAHKERIKEICDELDIKATGETCKAMKGLIKEAESFMEEAEDKEVMDAGLIAEAQRVEHYEISAYGTAVRYAKELGHKDIAAKLQKTLDEEYDADNKLDKLAEGRLNKKAKS, translated from the coding sequence ATGAAAACCTTAAAAGATTTATTTGAACATCAGTTAAAAGATTTGTATAGTGCCGAAAATCAACTAATTAAAGCTTTACCAAAAGTTGCTAAAAAAGCTAGTGATAGTGCCTTAAAAAAAGCTTTCGAATCGCATTTAGAGGAAACCAAAGCACATAAAGAACGCATAAAAGAAATTTGCGATGAGCTAGATATTAAAGCAACTGGAGAAACTTGTAAAGCCATGAAAGGACTTATTAAAGAAGCCGAGAGCTTTATGGAAGAAGCCGAAGATAAAGAGGTTATGGATGCTGGTCTCATTGCTGAAGCACAACGTGTAGAGCATTACGAAATTTCGGCGTATGGAACAGCCGTGCGTTATGCTAAAGAATTGGGGCATAAAGACATTGCAGCAAAACTGCAAAAAACTTTAGATGAAGAATACGACGCCGATAATAAACTTGATAAATTGGCAGAAGGTAGACTTAACAAGAAAGCTAAAAGCTAA
- a CDS encoding glycoside hydrolase family protein has translation MAVSVHRKNLFFKPDSSRVVARFFNNGDPRTINLVHRIIGLNEIEVKRELEITFQEFVGRHRNISNIFLKHANNYKNLIQSIGFNYDDFSLERKLLIGSYSTLEYAIESAALFNPSIVEDFDQSFLAEGEKRVIISFRAVGEGHLSSIVFRKGILDASNNLRVVEAAKHLELPEIKKRNHTIKSVLRIKWKK, from the coding sequence ATGGCTGTTTCAGTACATCGTAAAAACCTGTTTTTTAAACCAGATTCTAGTCGTGTAGTTGCTAGGTTTTTTAATAATGGAGATCCACGTACTATAAATTTAGTGCATCGCATTATTGGATTAAATGAAATAGAAGTGAAACGAGAACTAGAAATCACATTTCAGGAATTTGTGGGCCGACATAGAAATATTTCTAATATATTTTTAAAACACGCCAACAACTATAAGAATTTAATTCAATCTATAGGTTTTAATTATGACGATTTTTCTTTAGAACGAAAATTGTTAATAGGGTCTTACAGTACATTAGAATACGCCATAGAATCGGCAGCGTTATTTAATCCATCAATTGTTGAAGATTTTGATCAATCGTTTTTAGCTGAAGGTGAAAAACGAGTTATTATATCTTTTCGGGCTGTAGGAGAAGGGCATTTATCTTCAATAGTATTCCGAAAAGGTATTTTAGATGCTTCTAATAATTTAAGAGTAGTCGAGGCTGCGAAGCATTTAGAACTTCCTGAAATTAAAAAAAGAAATCATACGATAAAAAGCGTTTTGAGAATAAAATGGAAGAAATGA
- a CDS encoding glycoside hydrolase family 130 protein: MNIPKIYSSAIMDSLPDHFEYYNLKEAVRRVLKLDIDEPRRKALKEMTWLVDSYYDIEFDSESKISGRAIFPISSSESRGIEDARFVRFKDDDGTETIFATYTAYDGFTILPKLLSTKDFLNFRIMPMHGNGAQNKNFALFPRKINGKYAMLARIDGVNNYLFYSDRITLWNNPIKIQKPKFTWEFTQIGNCGSPIYTKDGWLIITHGVGAMRRYCIGASLLDLEDPTKEIGRLKEPLLSPLEEERNGYVPNVVYSCGSLVHNNHLVLPYAVSDYASSYVTINMDELLAALKASSV; the protein is encoded by the coding sequence ATGAATATTCCTAAAATCTATTCTTCCGCTATTATGGATTCTCTCCCAGATCATTTTGAATATTACAATCTTAAGGAAGCGGTAAGACGTGTTTTAAAATTAGATATAGACGAACCTAGAAGAAAAGCTTTAAAGGAAATGACTTGGTTGGTAGATTCTTATTACGATATAGAGTTTGATAGTGAATCGAAAATTTCTGGACGCGCTATTTTTCCTATTTCATCATCGGAAAGTAGGGGAATAGAAGATGCCAGATTTGTTAGGTTTAAAGATGACGATGGCACCGAGACCATATTTGCTACCTACACGGCTTATGATGGATTTACAATACTTCCTAAATTATTATCGACTAAAGATTTTTTAAATTTTAGAATTATGCCCATGCATGGTAATGGGGCTCAAAATAAGAACTTTGCACTCTTCCCAAGAAAAATAAATGGAAAATACGCCATGTTAGCTCGCATAGATGGCGTAAATAACTATTTGTTTTATTCAGATAGAATTACCTTATGGAACAATCCTATAAAAATTCAAAAACCTAAATTTACGTGGGAGTTTACTCAAATAGGTAATTGTGGATCTCCTATTTATACCAAAGATGGTTGGTTAATAATAACACATGGTGTGGGAGCTATGAGACGGTATTGTATTGGCGCATCTTTATTAGATTTAGAAGATCCTACCAAAGAAATAGGGCGGTTAAAAGAACCACTTCTTTCCCCTTTAGAGGAAGAAAGAAATGGTTATGTGCCTAATGTGGTATATTCTTGTGGAAGCTTGGTACATAATAATCATCTTGTTTTACCTTATGCTGTATCAGATTATGCCTCATCATATGTCACTATAAATATGGATGAATTATTAGCAGCTTTAAAAGCTAGTAGTGTTTAA